The region ACCGCATGTCAAGCTTTTGAAAGTGAGCGCCCTTAACGTTCACGACATGCTGAAGTACAAGAACATCATCTTCACGCAGGATGCGGTTCAGACCGTTGAAGGAGCGTTGCAGAAATGAACATTTACTCCATTATTAAAAAGCCTCACGTCACGGAGAAGACCTCGCTTGGCAGCGATACCTCCAATACGGTTTCCATCGTCGTTGACAGGGATGCCAACAAGATTGAGATCAAACAGGCTGTCGAAACGCTCTTCAAGGTCAAGGTCGACGATGTCCGCACCGTCAACGTGGCCGGCAAGGTCAAGCGCGTCGGCAAGAATTTCGGCAAGCGTTCCAACTGGAAAAAGGCCTATGTGACCCTCCAGAAGGGTCAGTCCATAGATTTTTTTGAGGTTTAATTACTAGTATTCGGGGTTCACAATGGGAATCAAGAGTTATAAACCAACATCGGCAGGACGCAGACACCAGACCTGCTCGACTTTTGAAGAGATTACGACAACAACGGCTGAGAAGTCCCTTCTCGTTTCGCTGCGGAAGTCGGGCGGCAGAAACGCGCTGGGTCGTGTTACCGCACGTCACATCGGTGGCGGCCACAAGCAGAAATATCGCATCATCGACTTCCGTCGTGACAAACGCAATATACCGGCCACGGTGGCGAGCATCGAGTATGACCCGAACCGTAGTGCGCGCATCGCGCTTCTGAACTACGTCGACGGCGAGAAGCGCTACATCCTGGCGCCGCTCAACCTCA is a window of Geobacter sp. FeAm09 DNA encoding:
- a CDS encoding 50S ribosomal protein L23, producing the protein MNIYSIIKKPHVTEKTSLGSDTSNTVSIVVDRDANKIEIKQAVETLFKVKVDDVRTVNVAGKVKRVGKNFGKRSNWKKAYVTLQKGQSIDFFEV